Part of the Triticum urartu cultivar G1812 chromosome 2, Tu2.1, whole genome shotgun sequence genome, CCCAAAGCAACACAAACACAAGTAGGACGCGGGGTATTATCTCTTTGAGAGAGCTCGAACCTAGGTGAAACCTCATGTCCTTATTACCATCTCATCTTAGGCTActagctcgggaccccctacccgagattcgtcATAATCGACTCCGCCGTTTATCCTAGTGTAACATGATGAAATACATTGCCGACCTATGTTGGTCGACCCAATGTTTGGTTGAATTGGTCATGAACATACCAAAGCTCGCTAAGTGAAGCTCGATTTGAAAGAGACTGGATAACTAGTTTTATTTACTAATGTCAATATAACCAATGTTTTTGCGCAAATGGGTCTGTTCATACGCATCTTGCTTGGTCAAACACTTTTGTTCTTGTGCTTTAGACTGCTTGAAACCCAAAAATATGCAAAACAAATTTTATTTAGGCTTAGTCTCGCTTATCATACAATTAGGTGTAGGTACTAATAAGCAAGCCCATTTACCTATTTTGACATGACCATCTCTATACAATTAGTACCACATGACATATAACTGCTCATTAGGGGTGCTCGGGGTGTACGAGCCTAACAACAACATTGTATAAGGAGGATGAGGGAACATGGTACAATGATTCACACAAATCAACGAGGTAGTTGAATCAGACAACTATAGGTCGATCTTGAGGCCATATGATTGACAGTGAAGGTGTTGACATGTGGGAAGATGGACATAGGGAAGGGATGGTGACAGTGTTGTGGGAGGTGGAGACAGAGACATTATTAATGACAGATACAGTCAAAGATATGGGTCTCGTCATTTGCTGACGTTCATGTGTCTGCATGATCTATTTCATAGATGTACATTTCACGGAGAGGGTACAAGGGGTATTATATAATAGGGAATGTGACAACCGCTGGTCAAAACTGTCGTGCTCAATGGTACCATGATGATGAGCAAGACATCCTACAATTGCTCAGTCGGTCAATCAAAGCGAGACTTTACCTGTAGGTAAAGGATGACTCACGTTTACTACATCGAATAACATATATGTTATACCGCCTAAGTACAGAAGTATTTATTTGGCTTGTCCAAAATAGAAACGAACAAGAACGCCACGCAAATACTTAGATTGGCACAGAAGGAAACGGTACAAGAAAGGCAACAAGGTTGGCAGCTAGCTAGCTTGCAAAATATTCAAGCATATCAACGGAGGGGGGGGGGCATGACAAAACTGAAGGCTCTTTTTGCATAAACTGACACACCGAATGTTCGGTTGAAGTTGTCGTGCACATATCATACCTATTGAAGTGAAACTCGGTTTTTCAAAGGCTGGAATATCTGATTTTATATAGCAGTGTTAATACAACCAAGGTCATGGTGCAAATGGACCTTGTAGCTGGGAGATATGGATCGCATCATCAGCAAATCTCGCTGCAGCTACAACATCTATGTGGTAGTGAAGAATTAGGGACTGGCTATGTGCAAGTTACTCGAAATAGGAGTTGACTATGCCCATGCAAAAGAATTGTAGCACATGATAGATGGACATATTAGGGAAAGTAGGAGGGGGTTTATATGGTAAATGCAATCATTGTTGGACCGGGAACCTTTAACACGAGGATGATGAAGGCATCTTACAATTGTGCGGTTGGATTGAAGCAAAGAGTACACTCGAAGGTAATGAATGGCTCAAGGTAATGAAGGTGTTGACATCTAGGAAGATGAACATAGGGAAGGGATGGTGATAGTGTTGTGGGAGGTGGAGATAGAGACATTGTTAATGACATATACAGTCAAAGCTACGGGTCTCGTCATTTGCTGACGTTCGTGTGGCTGCAAGATCTATTTCATAGAATTACATTTCATGAGAAGGGTAGCAGGGGTATTATATAGGGAATGTGACAACCGCTGGATCGGAATCGTTGTGCTCAATGGTACCACAATGATGATCAAGACATCCTCCAAATGCTCGGTCGGTCAATCAAAGTGAGACTTTACCTGATGGTAAAGGATGGCTCATGTTTACTACATCGAATAAAATGTATGTTGTGCTGCCTAAGAACAGGAGTATTTATTTGGCTTATCCAAAATAGAAACGGACAGGCACGCCACGCAAATACTTACATGGGCATGGTAGGAAAAGGTACAACAAAGGCAACAAGGTTGGTAGCTAGCTAGCCTGCAAAATATTCAACCATCTCAATGGGGTGGCTATGACAAAACTGAAGGCTTCATTTTGCAGAAACCGACACACCTAATGTTCGATTGAAGTTGTCGTGCACATATCATACCTGTTGAACTGGAACTCGGTTTTGAAAAGGCTAGAATAACTGATTCTATATAGCAGCGTTAATACAACCAATGTCATAGTGCAAAATGGATATTATAGCTTGGAGATATGGATCTCGTCATCGGCAAATCTCGCTGCAGCTACAACATCTATGTGGTAGTGAAGAGTTAGGGATTGACCATGTTAAAGTTACTCAAATTATTAGGAGTTGACTATGCCCACACAGAAGAACTGGAGCACATGATAGATGGACATTGGGGAGAGACTAGAAGGACGTTTATATGGTAAATGCAATCACCGTTGGATCGGGACCTTTAACACGATGGTGAGGAAGGCATCTTACAATTGTGCGGTTGGATTGAAGCAAGGAGTATACCCAAAGGTAATGAATGGCTCAAGTTTTCTGATATCGAATAATAACGTACCTAAAAGCGGAATTATTTATTCGGCTTATGCGAAACAGAAAACAAACATGATCGAACACACACAAATACTTACCTCGCCATTAACAGATGGAAAGGCACGAGAACTAGCTAGCCTGCAAAGTGCAAATGTTCACCCGTCTCAACGAGGTGGCCATGACAAAACCACAGGGCAGGGCGGCTTTATTTGCAGAAACCAGCTTGGCCGGCTTTGGGAACGCCAGTCGCGGGGCCATGTTAATTGTGGAAAACCCCGGGGTGCCCCCGTGCTTTTACGCGCACAAACAGCCGGCAAGCAAAAAGGAGAAGCGCGTCCGCCTCGTGCGTGCGTGCCCCCGCactccctcctccctccctcccctcccaCGCGACGCGACCGCCCGGAGCGGCACGGCGCCACACCGACCACTGGTTTCCACCCCTCCCCCTCCCCGTGGAAGCTTCTCTCCCCACTCCCCACTCCCCACCTCGCTGGCCTCTGCTTGAGTGCTCCGGGGAGGCCGGCTGGGGCGCGGGCGATGGCGAGGGTGATGCACCGGTCGAGCTCGGACGGCGGGTCGAGCAGCGGGTGGTCGGAGGCGGCGGCCGCCGCGGCGGGGGAGGAGGAGCGGTCCGGGTGGGAGGTGCGGCCGAGCGGGATGGTCGTGCAGGCCCGGGACAGGGGCGCCGACGGCGCCGCGGCGGGGGTGCCgcccaggccgccgccgccggagatcAGGGTGCGGGTCAAGTACGGCGCCGCCACCCACGAGGTCGCCGTCTCCTCCATTGCCACCTTCGGTCAGTATTTATCCCGTCGCCCTGATCCCCCCTTCTCGTCAATAATCTCTTTCCCTGTTCGTGGCCTAATTAGTGCCTTGCTTAACTGCGGCTTAACTTTCCTCTCATCGCCGCCGTCGTTTCTTCTCTGTAAGATACGAAACTGAAATTTGTGCTGCTAATTACTTTGAATTACTTTTGTCTTGCGTTCAAACTGTTTGTTACTAATTATTATGTGCACAAAGTGATGGAGATAGTAGTAATTTTTTCGTTAATGGTGTGAAATGCTTAACCTAATCACGTCGTCCGCgaagttgtgacgtttggcatacgGCATGACAATGCGTGCAGGCCAATAGGGAGTTCGTGGCCGCGGATAAATTAATTAAAAAATAAAGATAGTCCACCTATCGGATTTATCAGCTAAATCCGTCCCATAAAAAATGGCCATGACTTCCGGCCGTGCCGCGTGGAGGACGCGATAATAGTACGGCGAGACATCCCCCTTGTCACCATTTTTCTCCCCCTTCTTCTGAGTATTTTATAAGGAAGGAGACGAAATCCAGGGAATAATCCGTGCAGAGCCCGTGATTTCTTGATCCGTGAGAAGGGCAGAGGCCTTTATTTCTTCAGGAATTCCATTTCCTGAATTTACTAGTAAATAAAATCTAAAGAAAAAGAGATTATGTCTGCTAACGTAAGCTTCAGTTCCCGAAATCGTACGACCTGGATTCCTGCCGGCCGCGGGATCCCGGCGTCCATTGGCCGGGCTGCAGCCCCGACGCACTTTCAGATGCAACGTCGTGCGTGCAGGCCAAACTTTGGTTGGAGATTACGAGGCTAAATCGACCGACCAGATTTGCTGTCAAAACCAGTTCGTCGCTTTGCTTTTTCACCTTTGCCTCACGACAAGCGCTGACGGGCGGTGACAGCcagcggcggggcggggcggagCGCGAGCGCGGGTGTCCGGATGCGGGGCGAATCCTGGCTGGCGCGGGACGGGTCCGCGTGTACGGCGGCCTCATCGGACGGCCAGCAGCGGCTGGGGCACGGCCCGCTTGTCCCGTTGCACCGACACCTTTCCGCCCCATGATGATACTGCGCCACTGTTTGGAAAATAACTCGGAGGCGTCGCCCAGCACGTTCCAGTCCCATTCACCGAGACCCACGTGTACTTGTGTATTTTCAAGAAAAAATGATGCGGAGTAGAGAATGCCATGGTAAAAATAGTCCATACTTGAAAAAAAATCAAGCTGGGAATTTAGATAGTATCTGCCGCACCACATTGTCTGTCGCTGCATTTGGCGATCCACAATGGCATGGCAGGCCTGGCCACTCGGATTCCGAGAATCTGGTCTGCAAGTGGCGCCGAAAATCCGTGTCAGTGCCGTGAAGAACTACCAAAACGTCCCAGCAAAGCAAAAGTACCACAGTAACTCTGAATCAAAATGTTGTTGGCCAGCGAGCGGCACGACGATCCAGCAGTAATCAGCTGTGATGTGCAGTAGTAATTTTGCTGGTTTCGTACTACTTCTGATTGGTTTGTTGGTGGCGGATGGTGGTGACCGCGCAGGTGAGCTGAAGAAGgcgctggcgccgaggacggggCTGCAGCCGTCGGAGCAGCTGCTGACGTACAAGGGGCGGGAGCGGAAGAACTCGGAGTTCCTGGACAGGTTCGGCGTCAAGAACAAGTCCAAGCTGGTGGTCTCCGAGGATCCGGCGAGCCTGGAGCGGCGCTACATCGAGCGGCAGCGGAACGCCAGGATCCAGAACGCCAACCGCGCCATCGGCGCCATCgccctcgagctcgacaagctcgcCGATCAGGTATGCACAACCGCACACACACAAATGCTCATTGTTTTTCCTTCCACCGCCGACGATCGATCGCTGACAAAAGAAACGAGCTCCTGACATCTAGCGGTGACAGTTTGCCTTATTCAGAGATGATCTAGCGGCGGGTAAAAATGGGATGCTTTGTCTTTTTAGGCGTGTGATTAGTTGCTGTCTCTGCATCCTAGAAGGGAATTAGTCGCAGACTTGCAGTATCAGTGCGTGTGGCGTCAGGCACGCAGGCATGGGACGGAAGGGGAATGCTGCTGCTGCGTTCGCATTGAATCGCATGTCCAGGGAATTAGGTGAGCAAATTGACGCCGCGAGCTCGTCCAAAAAACAGAATTGATGCTCCGTGATCGATCGATGTGGGCGCCGGTGAAATTTCCGTCGGCAGCAGCATGGTCCCGGAGTAGGGTTCACTCAGCGTAACCATCAGGATTCCGGCATTACGACACGAATCCGTCACCCCGTCACTGACAAGTGACGAGTAACAAGGATGCTCTCCTCACTTTCATCATTGCTGCCCGAAGCGGCCGGTGCCTGCGTCTGACGTCCCTGCCTCTGATGCTGTTATTCTAAGCTGATCGGATGTTAAAATTTATTCTCGTTCTTGTGCCACCAGGTGACGAGCATCGAGAAGTCGGTGTCCGGCGGGAGCAAGGTGGCGGAGGTGCAGATCACGACGCTGATCGAGCTGCTGATGCGGCACGCGGTGAAGCTGGAGAGCATACCTGCCGACGCCGACACCTCCTCGCAGAAGAACCTCCAGGTAcccccaccacaccacacacccTACATTCACTGCACGCAGATCAGGTTTAGTAGGGGTATCGTGCCATCGGTTCTGGTACAACTCTCCCCTTCGATGAGGGCAGGGTGGGGCTGTCGGCGTCTGCGATCCGCATCATTGCGTCTGCAGGTAACGCGAGCAGTGCCATGACCAGCGGTGCAATGCGAGTGTCGACGAGGAATGCAACGTGTGGTGTGGGCGAGTGCCCTACATGCCCCCCCGGGACGGTCACAGGCTCATTGGCTCCTTTCTGGAGGACACGTACGTGGTCCAGTACAAGCACAGGGAAAAACTCCACCTCCACCCCTTTCCCCTGCTCCGAATGTTAGGTAGATAGAGAGAGCCCTTGGATGCCAGCCTAGCCGATCCTGGAGTGTACTCTGAACGCGTCGCATGCAGCCTAGTGAGTAGCTTCTACTGATCGTGTTAGCAGCAAATCTTCTTAGTTAAAGGGGATGAATGTGCTCCCTGACCGTGCTGTACAAAGAGTAGATGACAAGAAAGGTAGATTGCCATGGAAGTGGCGCAGGCTGTTGGCTAGGTCACGAGCACAAGCAATGTGAGACTGAGACCAAAAGTCTGGGCCGCAAGCTTTCATCATTTATCTGCGATGATACCTTCATGCCACCTCGAGATGAGAACGGAAAAGCTCCTTCACTTTCTGTTCCGATGATAATGACATGCGGATAAACAATTTGAGTGCAAGCTTTTATCTGTGTGGTGTTTGTTGGTGCAGCCATGAGTGTAGTAGCGTAGCCCGTTGTCTTGGAGAAGAAAGCTGATTTGATTCTGTTTTTGTTGGCAGGCGAAGCGGGTGCAGAAGTGCGTGGAGGCGCTGGACGTGCTCAAGGTGTCCAACGCGCGGCTGCAGACGGTGGTGGTGACCACCAAGTGGGAGACGTTCGACAACAGCCCCCCGGTCACCACCAAGTGGGAGATCTTCGACTGAATtaagcagcagcagcagaagcagcagagatttttctttatacagAAGAGTGTCCATTTCGTTCGTTTCATGCCGTCAGTTTTGGTGTCTTGTTCCTTGCCCATTATTCGTTTTTATAACCGCGGTGAGCTGGTTTAGGTTAGTAGGTCGCAGCAGGAGGACCCCGGATCCCACCGTTTGTTTCGTCTGTTTGTAATCATCATCGTCGTCGACTCGTCGTCGTCACACCCGCTCGATTGATGGATGGATCTCACTCCAATAAACAGCAAAGCAGCACTGTTCTTTAGTGTGCTCTCCAAAGTGCAGTGTGTACTGATGGTGTGGAGATTTGTGCCGGAAGCAATGGTTGATGGGTCTCACTCGCTGGGATTATGTTTACAGTCCTTTGGCGCTAGCATGCCCTAGAGCGTATTGAGGCACTATCGGATCATGCGCCCTTCATTCTTAATTCTAATTCTACAAACCCATCCGCTCGCCGCCCTTTCAAGTTTGAATTGGGATGGTTGCATCAAGAAGGCTTTGCAGTCATAATCAAGAATATATATGGGAGAGACCCGCAATTGGCCGCACATCTATTCAGAGATGGAATTTTAAAATAAGAACCATAAGGTGGTACCTATCTGGATGGGAGAAACACACCAATGGAATATACAAAAAAGAAAAGCAACGGCTCGCCACCATTATTGATGACCTCGATAAAATCGCAAAAACTCGCATCTTGTCACAACAAGAGATTGAATTGAAAAATCAATCCAATGAGAATATTGCACGTCTTTTATGAGAAGAGGAAATCAAATATTACCAAAGATCCAAAGCTGACTTCATCTTGAAGGGAGACAGTAATACACGATACGTCCAACTTGTCGCCAATGGTCGTCATAGGAAGAAGTGTATATTCAGTCTCCAACAAGATGAGGGGCGGATCAAAGGTCAGGCAGAGCTCAAAAGTTATATATTCAAATACTAGAAATCTTTGTTTGGGGCACCTGATGAAGGGAACTTTACCCTTGACGAGACCCGAACAGATGATATTCCACAAGTCACAGCAGAAGAGAACGATATCTTCACGGCACCTTTCTCTGAGGAGGAGGTGAGAGCAGCAGTGTTTCAGATGAAACATAACAAAGCTCCAGGCCCTGATGGCTTCCCCGCAGAATTCTATCAGAATTTCTGGAATATCATCAAGACTAACCTATTGGAGTTGTTCAATTGTCTTCATgctggccaacttgatctattcaGGCTTAACTTTGGCGAGATCGTTTTGTTGCCAAAAATTAAGGAGGCTGAGTGAATCCAGCAATATAGACCCATATGTCTCCTTAATGTTAGCTTCAAGATTTTCACCAAAGTGACTGCTAATAGGCTCAATACGGTTGCTGACCATGTCGTCCGGCCATCTCAAACGGCTTTCATGCAAGGTAGAAATA contains:
- the LOC125539748 gene encoding BAG family molecular chaperone regulator 1-like, whose protein sequence is MARVMHRSSSDGGSSSGWSEAAAAAAGEEERSGWEVRPSGMVVQARDRGADGAAAGVPPRPPPPEIRVRVKYGAATHEVAVSSIATFGELKKALAPRTGLQPSEQLLTYKGRERKNSEFLDRFGVKNKSKLVVSEDPASLERRYIERQRNARIQNANRAIGAIALELDKLADQVTSIEKSVSGGSKVAEVQITTLIELLMRHAVKLESIPADADTSSQKNLQAKRVQKCVEALDVLKVSNARLQTVVVTTKWETFDNSPPVTTKWEIFD